The nucleotide sequence TTCATATCGTGGCATTTTCACAGCTACCGGCAGTCCGAGCATGGGTCTCACCACAACCCAGCTAGGGTCACCACAACTCACTGTAATGCCCGGCCAGATGTCACCTCCATCGGCTGGTCTGGGCAGTTGGGGTCTCCCCAGTCCTGACAAGACCCTCTTTCAACCACCCATGTTTAGCCTTCTGGGTCCTGGACCACAATCTGGCAATACTGCCCAGACCCACTACGGCAATCCGGGTGCCACTCAGAGTCCCTCACCTCACCATCATGGTTACGGTGGCGAGGAGCGACCCCACCAACACGTTGAACTCCTAGGACTCAATATGGATTGCTCAGGTATAATTCTGAAGCAACCACCAAATTATAGCAGCTGTGTGCCAACATCCCTCTCCTCGCTGGACATCCAAAGTCCAGGTGGGGATATGCATCAGTATTCCAGAGGTCAGGGTCTGGGTGTATCTACACCCAAGTACCAATGGCTCGATTCCCCAGTTGAATATGGCAGTCCGCAGCAGACACTTGTAGGACCCGGACCCTCATCTTCCTCATCATCGGTGCTGATACCCAAGCAGGAAACTTTTGCCTCAACCAACACCTGCTCTAGTGATTCAAGTCAGCAGCATCAGCAAATGCAAGCGCAGCAACAGGGTCAACCACAGTACCCAGTTCAACTAGCCGAGTACAACCCATCAACAAGTAAAGGTCACGAGATCTTGTCGCAGGTGTACCAACAGAGCCCCATTCCGCTCAAACTAGTCCCCGTTAAGCCACGCAAATACCCAAACAGGCCCAGTAAGACGCCAGTCCATGAGCGTCCGTACGCTTGTCCTGTGGAAAACTGCGATCGACGCTTTTCACGATCGGACGAACTCACCCGCCACATTCGCATTCATACAGGCCAAAAGCCCTTCCAGTGTCGCATATGCATGAGATCATTCTCGCGATCGGACCACCTAACCACTCACATACGGACGCATACGGGGGAGAAACCTTTTTCGTGCGATGTGTGCGGGCGAAAATTTGCACGATCGGACGAGAAGAAGCGCCATGCCAAAGTTCATCTGAAGCAGCGCATCAAGAAGGAGAGTAAGATGCAACAGAATCAATCCAGCGCAGCCCCACCAGTGGCACCCAATAGCCATCACCATCATCCGCCACCGCAGCAGCACTCAACACACCATATGCTCCACGATGACATGATCCCGATCATTGCAACATCCTCCACAACAGCCTTGTAGGCCGATGCATCATCGATCGATAGCATGCGAATCACGGATGACACAGTCACGGCACAGCACCTGTCACAAGATGAGGACCTCATTGGTGGCGTCGAGGATCACGATTTAGATCTCGGTGAACTCAACGTCGTCGATCCCCACACACTGGATCTGGTAAGTGATGATCAACTCACAATTGCACCACTGACCACAATTGCATCTGTGGACGATCAACCACTAGTGATCCTCTTCTTTCTGCAGTAAGTTGCTCAACTTACCTTTTATTGCTAAAAACCATTGCACAAACCAACATTAAATGTGGTGTTAAttcccaaaaaacaaaaaaaaaacaaattaaacaaGATGAAATCTATGTTGTGTCAATGTGTtctttaaaagaagaaaaaaaatattggtaaaaatcaagatgttaaaaaaaaatatttaaaaaatgaaaatgtgatTGGTGGAAATCTGTTTTTCGCGTGATATTGATCGATGATCGATCAACACTCTAAATTTGAATTATgattagaaaatatttcataaaaaaacgACATTAAATTTATAGCTGATTACGTAAAATAATGGATGTTTTATCTCAACTACTGTGATCTCAAGTAATagactttaattttaaaaaaaaatatataatgtgTAAATAATGAGTTGATTtattaaaaaggaaaaatattaattaaaaaaagaaatctcttGTAAAGAGAACTATTTCTGAAACAAGCATAATCTATTTCTCAGattggaaattaaattaaaaaaaaaacttcataattCGTTCATAATCTCGTCAATCGGtgtgtttttattaatttctgcaAAATGAAATGTGTCCACAAACTACTTTCAACACGTGCAATCTCTCACTTTCTATGCAAAATTCGTTGCAATAttcgaaatttattaaaattgcaaaattttgacatttcacagagaaatatgcaatttttcaaaatctatcaGCTGTTTTTGTCAGCTCAAATAAtcttttcgagaaaaaaaaggcctacattactaaatattttctatgagaatttcTGTTTCACATTAATCTCATTACTCGCATGACTATCGTCTTTAGATAGAtcaatttccaaaattgatagAATGTAAATTTTAGGCCATATTAGataatgttatttaattttgaagatgTTATTAATCTGTGTAATTTaacattattataaatattctaatgtaaagatatttaataaaaaaaattgaaaataaaagagagaaaaaaggaaaaataaaactaataataaattaaacacACAGAATTAACAAAGGCTTTAATTAATATTAGAGATAATAGAatctgaaaaattaaagaaaaaatcaacaagACAGAAAAATGAAGATAAATTTGCCAAAAACAACAATATAAATTGGTTTTTAGAcgtaaaagaacaaattttgaaaatgcataaattaatttcttgTGAATTATTGCAAATACATAACAATCAGAAATATTATTGTggagatgagaaaaaaaaaactctttaaaCTGCAGAACTATACATAGAAAACAAACATAGTAAACATAACgcaaaaaataaacatataaCCTCAGTCTTTTTacattccataaataaattaaaaaaaaaaagaaaatagtgCATACAACTTCAATCACTTCTTTTAAGTTATGAAGATAAAAAAcacatttcaattttattcattctcCTGAGTTTCTTTGTCGTgcattaaaattgcaaaacaggTTGTAAATGGCCTTAAAAAttcagtgcaaaaaaaaatatttaaaaaaaaatcgtaaaaaagtgccctcaattttcataatttttccaatgaaaacttaaaagaaaggtaaatgaaaaaaatcactctCCTTTTCGAAATACTTGacatttttcctaaaatttttgttttgtgtaAAAGGAAAAGTAAATCTACGTAAGagatatttggaaaaaaaaatctctgaaaaaaattcaattgaatttattatcaATTGCATAATGTACATATTTATGGTgatgattaaaattttattaacttacAGTGTTGATGAAACTTTCATCTCTTTTGATATATTCGACAGATCGGCCTAcatattgtatttaaaatattaaaatgatataTTGTACTAAGTCacaaggtaaaaaaaatttattaaatgtaaaattgtaTAACATTACTAAATGGTGTttcatgaaagaaaattcaataattaaatatgagggcattattttccatatttatgaaaaaaatcaagcaAAACAAATAATTCATAGACAGTATAAAATGCGAGatatgaatagaaaaaaaaacgaagacaAATTGATCAGTTCCAAATAAAAGAAAGAATGAAATGTTTGAAATTTCATTGCCATATTAAATTTgtgtaaagaaaaaataaataagaatattGTGCCATTCATTTTGAATTTACAATTTCTATACACGTTCATCTTTCAACGTAcacgaaaatttatatttaaaaaaaaaataatatttctgtaAAGAAAAGAACAGGATGTTTAATTATAATCATTGTAAAAGGAATTATTgtataattaaaattacaattatACCTacacattaattaaatttaataatgacATAACAATCAAAATATTGcaagtaaataaattataatgttgatactaaaaactaaaattctttCACTCTGGCATCATATTTCACGGCGAAGGTATGGATCCTGATCTGCGTAATAAACCTCAACATCGTGAAATTCGATGCAAAGACGGGtgaaaagttattaaaataccatctctgtcaatttttttttagagtcaATTTTATACCTTTGTAATTGTCAGTGGCATTTTATAGGTGAtcatttgagaaaattaaatatcaaaTAACACATACAAAGAGATCATAACCACCACGCaagtattaacaaaaaaataaaactttaccattttaaataaattggaattgatgaaaaattgaaattttatatgatTTCTGGTTGAAGTTATCCATTTTATAAGTATTGGATGCATCATCCCAGGTAAGTGAATTAATGCTCAAAGGGTGTGTCTCCTCCACATCCTTCTTGTGCATCTTTTATTTTGAGACAGTGAATTGTGTACAAAGTACATAAAATCTCCAAATCTGTCATTTATATAGCAATTCATTCTTCGTTGGCCACTCCAAGTGCCTCGCCTTGTTTTTTCATTCATGTTTATAACCATCTCATCTCATAACTTCTTCTCCTCTTGTATAGGCACTTTTTTTGAGTTGGCTTTATCAATTTAAACCTTTTTACTTTAACTCTCCAATGTTTAGCTGTCGCCAAGACATCGTAAATCATACCGAAGAATGATCCTTGgaatattgattttaatataTGAGATATCGCACGAAACCAAGGAATTTTCGGTTTTACCAAGATATCATCCATGATGAGTGACACAACGTAAAAGGTGTTatgatataaatttaattagcaTATTTTTCCCTAAATTCCAAAAGTTGTATTCGTCACATTTCATTCTCACTTGACTAGTCTCTGACTTTGGGGGgcaagagagtgagagagagagcttTTAGAGATCAACGACAAGATCAACTGAGAGACATTCTCTCGTGGATGATGCTGCTTATTTCCGGTCGTTTATTATTTCGAATTCAGACGCGTNNNNNNNNNNNNNNNNNNNNNNNNNNNNNNNNNNNNNNNNNNNNNNNNNNNNNNNNNNNNNNNNNNNNNNNNNNNNNNNNNNNNNNNNNNNNNNNNNNNNNNNNNNNNNNNNNNNNNNNNNNNNNNNNNNNNNNNNNNNNNNNNNNNNNNNNNNNNNNNNNNNNNNNNNNNNNNNNNNNNNNNNNNNNNNNNNNNNNNNNNNNNNNNNNNNNNNNNNNNNNNNNNNNNNNNNNNNNNNNNNNNNNNNNNNNNNNNNNNNNNNNNNNNNNNNNNNNNNNNNNNNNNNNNNNNNNNNNNNNNNNNNNNNNNNNNNNNNNNNNNNNNNNNNNNNNNNNNNNNNNNNNNNNNNNNNNNNNNNNNNNNNNNNNNNNNNNNNNNNNNNNNNNNNNNNNNNNNNNNNNNNNNNNNNNNNNNNNNNNNNNNNNNNNNNNNNNNNNNNNNNNNNNNNNNNNNNNNNNNNNNNNNNNNNNNNNNNNNNNNNNNNNNNNNNNNNNNNNNNNTTTCGAATTCAGACGCGTGCTCAATGGGAAGAGGTATCGCGAGAGGAACACCTTAACCCACCTAGCGCGCTTCCTCCATCCTACTCTAACTTATTGAGATGAATCTAAAGCAGCTTTCAGTGGTTTCCATCGTCAaacaaaaatacagaaaaatgtgTTCAGTGATGTGCAGAAAGTTAGTTAAGAAAATGATCAAACATTTTGGAAACTAGTTTCTGATTGATCATTAGATCTGGAATAGATTTTGCTACGATccttaaaggtgtctacacattgagcacaaatttttgccaaattttgtcaaattttgacacaatttttgtcaaaaatgcaatttttgacaaaaattgcttccaatgtgtagaggccttaaacgATAACAGCTCTTATTAAGAGACAATAACAAAAATAATGCTGTGCAACATCTCACAGAGGATACCCAAAGCACAAGTTTGCaagggttaaataaattattattattatctcaCAGAGGAACAAGGCGTTCTCAGAAGCGAGATTTTCAAgaattcatctttttttttcttatacgcaGAGAAATTACTTCATATAAGggttttgaaaagttttaccGCTAGTAAATTGCTGGTGGTCTAAAGGAGTCCTAGATCGAGCGCTTTCCCAATTAATCCGTTTCATGCCCATTGCTGCATTCCGTACTAGAgacaagtggggcacctttgaatgtgggatacttttttaaattgggatttttctcctatgtttaaaaagaaactgagccatatcgtaatgtaatttagcttttcaatttatttgtgcagctaaattatatttcaTGATAAGGtcatattttacttaaaaataagtgaaaaatcccaattttaaagctgccccacattcaaaggtgctccatttCCCCCAACCCTTACTACCATGCAAGATATATGCTCAAATGGTTAGAACATTCTTAATTTCAAAACTGGGGTGACataataacttattttcgattctattgactgtcgattctgaaaaatgtaAGGGATAGCTGCTTTTCCTATAacaaatatagatatttatcaatagTCACATTGTTTTAAGAATGTGTTAAtaaatggcccaacaatgcgtaaaaagtcaacATCCAGTTCATATAACAGATATAGacttatcgatactatcgattcgatagtgtcgaaaagccATCATTCCACTCTTGATCTTCAAAATCGATTTGATTCAATGAGCAACTTATATTACAGTTCAGAAACCCTTGACAATTACCCGAGACGCGTTTCGCGAAATCCAAAAATAAACCAGAAACCCTTATCAGTAAAAGCGAGATTCAGTTACGCCTTTGATTgattaaattcttttctttttgaaatctCAGTTTTGCATAGACCTTTTGAAAAAGCTaataacttaaaaattattatgatcAAAAATAAGTCATGTTTTTTAGTAGTTCACCTAATATCGAAATAAATTACTCAATTCTGTTTCCATTACCAAAACCATCAACACTAAAAAAATTCCAAGATTTTTAGTacgataaaatttgtattaataaaaatatcaataccCTGGAGACGGATTTAGTAAAAATAGTCAGGAGTCAGGAGCTAAAATATTACTTTGGAAAGGACAAAACGGACTAAATTTTGGGCAAAGAAACTACTTCAGGATGCATTACACGTTGATCTCTAATTGGCGAATAGTGCTGAAGAGGCATGTTCCCAAACTTTCTCTTTGTGCCCACATTAAGAATAGTAAAGCTTTTGAGACAAATTTAGGGCAAAAAGGACATTAATCACAgggtaaaaaaaactttaaaaattagcaaaaaaaaagcctAATTCAAAATAATGGATCAAACAATATGTTTTTCATAAAAGCATTTGGGTGGAAGTGATCTTTCTTAAAACACTTCCTAGTTATAAATACTTATCGCGATATTTTGAAAGCCTTCTCAATTTTAGCCATTAAAATAGATTAGGATTTAAATAAGCATACTTATACTTCAGGAGAAAAAGCCTTATAAAAATAAACAGAACACATTATCGTGGTAACATCGTTATGTTTCAAAACTTACACTGGATGTAATATTAAGGCCAGAGAACCAACTCTGATTGGAATACCTTTTCAGACACAGTGCATTTTTGATCTTATGGTAGAAGAATACCTTCGAGTGtgatatttatatttaatgtGGGAAGTTTTTTGAGGCACAAGTCGTGGTATTTTTATCGGAATTGCTTCCTAGTAGcaagaaaaatttcttttttaagaaattaagaaatttatctgtggaaataatttttgtacttCTTGTAGATCTACATTGTCAACCTGAAAAAGGAGCTGTAAAGCTCCAATCCAAAGCTTTGCGCTAAGGTAATAAAAAGGGAAAAGACGGAAAAGATAAAATCAAAATCCGTCTTCTTACTATCTAAAAAGAGTTACTTCCCAAAACATTTGACAACTCCAGGAGTTTTGATTAATAGAAGCAAAGGAAAATCAAagacacaaaaatttgttcaCAAAGTTATGCTTTCAAAGCCCTATTAGAAAGTCCCACTAtttgatgaatttaaaaaattctttacacCTTTAAAAGTATCAAAATTACTAATCGTATATCGAAATATATCTTACAATGTAACAATTTTTACAATGTCTTCCCGTAGTGGAAGAATGTGCTAAATGTCTTTTGTAAACCACCCAGGAGCGACCCTTCCCTCGCAATGTATATTGGTACTTCTTCCTTGCTTCCAAAGTTTTTGGTGAAAGATGCGTATTTTTATCACGTTTTATCAcatgtaaaaatatttccttcTAGATATTCAGTCATTTGAACCGGACGAAACTCCAACTCACGAGTGCGAGACTTGACAAGGATGGCTCAGACGTCCCATTTTAAAAAGTCTAAAGGACGGCCCaacagactcaggctgatcttcgaaaatattcagtttgcaaaatttggcagtaaatctTTATCTCAAACTTTCATACACTGAggacttaggatcatcgattaggaGCACtatgtataaatttattttactttatccgttactttcaaattttacaggctgaaTTCTCTCGAGATTTAGCCTGAGGCTATTTGGGCCCTGAGGTTGCCTCAGCTTTTAAAGGATCAATGGCATATCAGGACGAAAGTTAGGGTTTTAGAACAGAAAACAAGAATACGTCAGACCAAGGCTAGCAATTTGTTGTAGTGCAAGATAAATGAGAAAGGCAATAAAACTCCAAATAAACTCGGATCCATCTACGAATAAGATGGTCCGATACTTCATCGTGAAAACGATGATCTAAAAGGAGCGTTCCCAGCCTGATATGGCTGAGATagcattatgccctagacacactttcgACTTAAtacgagagatggcttaacggcGTATTATAactaaaataatgatcagattacatctccatcagtttctgactaaactgtgtttcggcttaagccgagaaacgacttagttgGTGGggaactgatgggaatttagtcaaatcattattttgattataactttaagccgtctttcgacttaagtcgtaTACACTTATAAACCGTgaccctaatgccctagacacacttataaGATCTTTATATACAATTCCTCTATCTTATCCTTTGCCGTTAGATTTTAAGGACtacatgtttttgaaaatcagcctgagtctatttggagcTTAACCtagaaatatatacatattcacATATAATTTATATGATATAAAAGGAAAATGATTGCTGGCGATAGGCCATAATAGAACGATTACAAATAGTGTGGCACAAAATCTTTGCATTATCCTTATTGTAATGCTTTACTAAGAAACGTGAGATATAAAGTATATCTTTCCTACAAACAGAAATTATTACAACTGCAAAAACTCGTGTTTGCACAAGGAACACCTTCTTTAATGTGAATTTGACGGTGTGCAGAAAACTATTCACGTATTATTTCTTagcaaatttttttctgtatttgactctttgatttttttcattctctttTATTAATTTCCCAACATGGAATTGTCTTTTTATTGGAGCCATATATATGTTAAATTTATACACATCAGCTGGattatgtgaaaaaaatgaacattatttttattttacgatATTCCTCAATGTCTTTTTTCACCACTCATCTTAAGCTTTTTATGTTCAGTGTACTTTATTATTGGTTTGGTGGACATTTAAGCACGAACATGCACCACTCTGAGTAGCTCAGTGAGAGTATAccttaagaaaatttgcatttcaaTTGATGTGACGTAtgataaaatgcaaatataaaTTAGAGATGTatataatacaatttatttatattgtggTGCATTTGTATTTGTTGTGTTCAATAGTGCCTTTTTTCAAATATTGGCAAGATGGGTGAATTTTCTTAGGTCCTGTCACAATTTCTGGTGCGGAGAACACAAATCATGAGACACAACTATCGGTCAGCGATCAATGACTTCCAATAATTTTGTTGAGTTAATTAGTCCACTATTTTCTCTCTGCATCACGCCACCACCACGAATATAATTAAATGAGTGATCTTCGGTGATTTTCATACAACAATATCGTGTTATGGGTTGCGCGAGTGGATCGTCTTCTCTATTAAAGAGCATCTCCTCGTGGAACTCTTCTCATTActattcattgattaaatttaaattaatcccCCCAGTGCTTGATAGTGTGTGTGGTTTGTCTCTTCTTTGCCTGTGGTTGACTGTAGTGCTCAAtgaaattccaaatttaatcCTTCGTGTTGGATTTCCCCCCTTGCGCCCATCAATGGCAAAAGAAGCAAAAGCCATCCGGGAATCTCATGAGAGAGCAGACACCACCAAGAACCGGATAAGTGAATTTCATTAATGAACTTGTATACAAGGCTTTTTTGTTGAACTTGtgcttattttaattttgagacAGTCCCCAGAGATAGAAGACATCGCATTCGTGTCGATCGGACCATGGGTTGTTGGTGAGTGGCATTGGTTGAGGACAGGAAGAAAAGCAGTAAGAGATGGTATACGAGGCACTTTCTTGGTTCTTGGAGATTCAGTCATTTAGCGTCAATCTGCAATGAAAGAAATTCGTGTTAATGAGAACTGATTGCTGTGGATTTGTTTCTTCAATCTGCGAATGACTTTATTTGCTGTTTCTGGCTACCTCTGGAAGACACGAATAAGTGGATGGATGCAATTTAAACTTGGTATAGTTGGAGCCCTGACAACAGTCCGGTGGTCGCTAAATTGTGATTCTCGAGCAGATCACATGGCATTCCTGGGTGCCTTATGCACTCCATCGACTAGCATACAAGAGTCTCACTCGACGAGGACATAAATCGCACACGGGCACTCTTCATGGTGTCCCCAAGTAAGTTCTCATCTCCCGCCTAAAATTCACCCATAGAAGACGCTCAAGAAAGTTAATGTTTGAAACATTGTTGGATTTGATGGTGAGCATCTCATACCCCTTGCAATATGGAAATTATgctaattcatttatttatatcaCCACAAGAGTTCCATCTTCCAGTCACTGGCACTATTGGCACCGCAGAAGACTCTTgggatgaaaaataaataagaaaagaatATCACACCTCAATGCATGCACATGCTAAAGGACTCTTTTCCAGTGTGATAATTTAGatacaaagcaattttaaagttttactgTTCTTTTATCTCCTCGTTCGGACTATTCAggttattttataataaaacccAATTAACATGAATAAAATATGTTATCTGAGACTGTGCCAGGGAAATATTTTAGCTATTCAACCAATAAAGTACTTTACTTCAATGAAATCTCACTCTTTGAGTCCCGACAACGTGAATTGCGAACAatgaatttgtaatattttatccATGAGTGTATCAATTAGACACAAAAAGGAGATAAAAGTACATTTGTAAATTCCAATATGCTGCATTTCAAGCAAGAAATTCTCTATTTTAATTTTGCACGAAACAATTTAGAATAGAATGCAATTagtaacttttaatttttaatagtaATTTCTGTATAAATATACCCAGATTACCTTTGAATAAAGATAACAGGATGGTACTAGATGGTTCGGCATTTCTTTGAACTTTATGCTtagtttttaattaatattttgtcgCAAACAGTCTAAATATGTTCCAATTTAACTTTGTAACGCACTAAAATTAagtcttttcaatttttcaattttttaattccctaagttttaaataattgaaattgaaattttaatttcaagaaataaataatACTATGGTTAACCTTTGACCTAGAATAATTCAAGACGGTGATAAAATTGGTAAAACGGTGTCTAAGGtcaaaatgttcagctggactaattataaaacatatccgaaaatcaatgaaaagtttaactctttcgcgtctttagggtaatgtcatgactcggggaaaaaagttttttttgggtatttacattaattgaaatctatctgttcgtgcacgacatcataatagaaggatgtaagattcttggctcattttctcaagactccagttagatttcaattaatgtaaatagccaaaaagaaacttttttccccgggtcatatatgaccctaaagacgcgaaagagttaagctaaTTTTTAGATAAGTCAAATAATCATGTTTTTAGAGAGGTTGAAAGGGatggggggtaatttgggttagttagttcgatagagaatATTGATTTGGGGGGAGGGGTCACCAAAGACGGGAAgtcaatatttcttaccgtttgaaaGCCACTAcggtgagaatttgaaaaaaaatacatagggtaaatgtgccaaatttcggcatagttgcatgcaagcgacaaagtctcaagtttgaaatgtaatatttttaatataaattgaatatttttgttactcttttataaggagtgttggtTAAAACCTTgttgacagtttatcgtctttatttactccaaaatcattcttaatacattttaaaatgaataaaaatgtagatatagcatTGGTTGCTTATTTCggctaccttcattctcatagttccttgccctttgggaattcttccaatatctttttcacgtaatctcgtttgtcgaagctacatttttttgttatttttttgcattgtacaatctcaagagtatccaaaaactaaaaattcatggaaattccaggaacaaaaaaatgaccgaaattgcaagctggccggaatttggcacacttaccctagttgaAACTGCTCCTTGGTGGAGTTCGAGAAGTCAAAAAAGAAATAAGatagacaattttcaacttctttTCGAAACTCCAAATGAAAGATAAGTATAACAATTCTCCTTTGCTGTAACGGAATTCTGGTATTCCACAAGTTTGTTAcagtttatttgattttatttatatcttgaaaataaagaaaatcaacgaataaaagtaaataaaattttagctaatgttcaaaacataataatttttattatgtaagtatttatttatttttatttatttatttgttcatACACTCGTGCCCACTGCACCCCTTACCACTAAGAACCAACAATTCATCTTTACACTGACGCTAGTACTTGAGCAGCGGCCCCAGCCATCTTCACAACAGCTTCCACGAATAATTGGGGAAAACCTCGCTTCAGACCGAATCGcaattattacataattattttcttttacataaattttctttcatgAAGTTAAATCATTCGGAGCAAGACAGTGTGGGTAACGTGAAAATTAGCCAAAAGTCGAGTTAAACCTGAAGGACTGAAGACATGAAAagcatgaaaataaaaataatgtagTATTTCCAACACTTGAGAATGCAATCAATGGAATATGTTTCCAAAATTGCATATAAAAGTGAGaaataatgactaaatttttaatttcatttaatattactGTGTGAGTGcgatgtcaaaaatatgttttgagaacaaaaaagcttaaaaatgtatttaaaagtaaaaattttatttttgaaaaactttttaaaacacttttgaATTTACTtccatttatttttg is from Phlebotomus papatasi isolate M1 chromosome 1, Ppap_2.1, whole genome shotgun sequence and encodes:
- the LOC129804708 gene encoding early growth response protein 1-like isoform X4, with translation MLAMRRESDRPYGSSGTTGNSGNLVPNINSNYSAYPSSETSCLNNSAGPTGAGLDEYVDILQVQQLLLDSTPATGANTGPTNNTTNTSKARPRVNLQKAAEYSSQTQGGVAPGPPATAMIMEGLETLVAPSHHAFLLTESAAAAHFNVLSFDTCLFKSATTTSSSISSHTSSPANHHGSATGNGNTITSCGNGPTGNLNNNTLSINHNLSAANQQQQSPHQEAQQQQQSSGGGGHPHLSLLTTPGATGSVGAEAPSTAEDVQAASESQQGDLNTPVTTSGDIPSFFGPATVVEPPPITGSIESEDLSLEPQSTSSPCGSLCSPLKEERSSPSSIIKEETTTGSPSMGLTTTQLGSPQLTVMPGQMSPPSAGLGSWGLPSPDKTLFQPPMFSLLGPGPQSGNTAQTHYGNPGATQSPSPHHHGYGGEERPHQHVELLGLNMDCSGIILKQPPNYSSCVPTSLSSLDIQSPGGDMHQYSRGQGLGVSTPKYQWLDSPVEYGSPQQTLVGPGPSSSSSSVLIPKQETFASTNTCSSDSSQQHQQMQAQQQGQPQYPVQLAEYNPSTSKGHEILSQVYQQSPIPLKLVPVKPRKYPNRPSKTPVHERPYACPVENCDRRFSRSDELTRHIRIHTGQKPFQCRICMRSFSRSDHLTTHIRTHTGEKPFSCDVCGRKFARSDEKKRHAKVHLKQRIKKESKMQQNQSSAAPPVAPNSHHHHPPPQQHSTHHMLHDDMIPIIATSSTTAL
- the LOC129804708 gene encoding zinc finger protein 768-like isoform X3 — translated: MLAMRRESDRPYGSSGTTGNSGNLVPNINSNYSAYPSSETSCLNNSAGPTGAGLDEYVDILQVQQLLLDSTPATGANTGPTNNTTNTSKARPRVNLQKAAEYSSQTQAESPSRRVLLDYPSPYLYGNYHHTSPSEDLVALWFGGNGSGGVAPGPPATAMIMEGLETLVAPSHHAFLLTESAAAAHFNVLSFDTCLFKSATTTSSSISSHTSSPANHHGSATGNGNTITSCGNGPTGNLNNNTLSINHNLSAANQQQQSPHQEAQQQQQSSGGGGHPHLSLLTTPGATGSVGAEAPSTAEDVQAASESQQGDLNTPVTTSGDIPSFFGPATVVEPPPITGSIESEDLSLEPQSTSSPCGSLCSPLKEERSSPSSIIKEETTTGSPSMGLTTTQLGSPQLTVMPGQMSPPSAGLGSWGLPSPDKTLFQPPMFSLLGPGPQSGNTAQTHYGNPGATQSPSPHHHGYGGEERPHQHVELLGLNMDCSGIILKQPPNYSSCVPTSLSSLDIQSPGGDMHQYSRGQGLGVSTPKYQWLDSPVEYGSPQQTLVGPGPSSSSSSVLIPKQETFASTNTCSSDSSQQHQQMQAQQQGQPQYPVQLAEYNPSTSKGHEILSQVYQQSPIPLKLVPVKPRKYPNRPSKTPVHERPYACPVENCDRRFSRSDELTRHIRIHTGQKPFQCRICMRSFSRSDHLTTHIRTHTGEKPFSCDVCGRKFARSDEKKRHAKVHLKQRIKKESKMQQNQSSAAPPVAPNSHHHHPPPQQHSTHHMLHDDMIPIIATSSTTAL